The Arctopsyche grandis isolate Sample6627 chromosome 7, ASM5162203v2, whole genome shotgun sequence genome includes a window with the following:
- the LOC143914172 gene encoding uncharacterized protein LOC143914172 isoform X3, translated as MDLAETMKNVLSKSGTNVASSASSSGNGAASGAEGYVTEKLYMLLQLYLQNKGWHPSVELLQCFTELKESSMLPSAAYLQLMASRVALDTQGRLILRENGKIILPYEHFANAVMLKHMNGPHGLHLGIEGTVRAVVDSYTIGRDQFGMEKEFIIEVVQNCPNPACRYYKSQLEMTQKSIQQHLSQQPTYIPEAGGGSLADSQAVERLLRGTPLPQDFQLPHLAALAASGIDLGLDSSKTQGTSAHASQHSAVHAAAALLDRERVRDKGQQQIREAIIQQQNRAIAQQNLEKYGLANLEKQRAIQQQIETLNQQTKSKSTSGISTNPLAHYEASDHKLNDFLRANLETLEGLSASGLAGLTSAVGASTTSNSSSSGGGQERVVRAFAELARNLHRMRPCVRPAMCKPYGKQSEQLQKILMDTIQLVQSLRSYLPPPHIQVTSWKNDDKLR; from the exons ATGGATCTAGCTGAAACGATGAAGAATGTTTTGTCGAAGAGCGGCACAAACGTCGCGAGTTCAGCTAGTAGCAGTGGCAACGGTGCTGCATCAGGCGCCGAGGGATATGTCACCGAAAAGTTGTACATGCTCCTGCAGCTATACTTGCAAAATAAAGGATGGCACCCCAGCGTCGAGCTGCTGCAATGCTTCACCGAGTTGAAGGAATCCTCGATGCTGCCCAGCGCAGCATACCTACA ACTGATGGCGTCGCGGGTGGCTCTCGATACTCAAGGACGATTGATCCTGCGTGAGAATGGGAAGATTATTCTTCCATATGAGCATTTCGCTAATGCTGTGATGTTGAAACATATGAACGGACCTCACGGTCTGCATTTGGGAATCGAAGGAACTGTTCGAGCG GTCGTTGATTCGTATACAATAGGTCGAGATCAATTCGGAATGGAGAAAGAATTTATAATTGAGGTTGTACAAAATTGTCCCAATCCGGCATGCCGTTATTACAAAAGTCAGTTAGAGATGACTCAAAAGTCTATCCAGCAACATTTATCACAACAGCCCACGTATATTCCAG AAGCAGGTGGGGGATCGTTGGCCGACAGTCAAGCAGTTGAACGTTTACTTCGAGGCACTCCGCTGCCTCAAGATTTTCAATTACCTCATTTAGCGGCTTTAG CCGCGAGCGGTATAGACTTGGGATTGGACTCGTCGAAAACACAAGGAACTTCAGCGCACGCTTCGCAACACTCGGCAGTTCACGCCGCTGCAGCGCTGCTGGACCGAGAAAGAGTACGCGACAAAGGCCAACAGCAGATCCGAGAAGCCATCATTCAACAACAGAATCG TGCCATCGCTCAGCAGAATCTAGAAAAATACGGACTGGCGAATTTGGAAAAACAGCGTGCGATTCAACAGCAGATCGAAACCCTAAACCAACAGACCAAATCGAAATCTACAAGTGGAATATCAACGAATCCGTTGGCACACTATGAAGCGTCCGATCATAAATTGAACGACTTTTTAag AGCAAACCTTGAAACTTTGGAAGGTTTGTCGGCGAGTGGTTTGGCCGGATTGACTTCGGCAGTCGGAGCAAGCACCACGTCTAACAGCAGCAGCAGTGGAGGCGGCCAAGAGCGTGTGGTGCGAGCTTTCGCCGAGTTGGCTCGGAACTTGCACCGCATGCGGCCGTGTGTGCGTCCGGCGATGTGCAAACCGTACGGAAAGCAGAGCGAACAGTTGCAAAAGATCCTCATGGACACCATTCAGTTGGTTCAGTCGTTGAGAAGTTACTTGCCGCCGCCGCACATACAGGTCACGTCGTGGAAAAACGACGACAAGTTAAGGTAA
- the LOC143914172 gene encoding uncharacterized protein LOC143914172 isoform X2, with product MDLAETMKNVLSKSGTNVASSASSSGNGAASGAEGYVTEKLYMLLQLYLQNKGWHPSVELLQCFTELKESSMLPSAAYLQLMASRVALDTQGRLILRENGKIILPYEHFANAVMLKHMNGPHGLHLGIEGTVRAVVDSYTIGRDQFGMEKEFIIEVVQNCPNPACRYYKSQLEMTQKSIQQHLSQQPTYIPGGGSLADSQAVERLLRGTPLPQDFQLPHLAALAASGIDLGLDSSKTQGTSAHASQHSAVHAAAALLDRERVRDKGQQQIREAIIQQQNRAIAQQNLEKYGLANLEKQRAIQQQIETLNQQTKSKSTSGISTNPLAHYEASDHKLNDFLRANLETLEGLSASGLAGLTSAVGASTTSNSSSSGGGQERVVRAFAELARNLHRMRPCVRPAMCKPYGKQSEQLQKILMDTIQLVQSLRSYLPPPHIQVTSWKNDDKLRSGSVEDLTAESRKIVTGN from the exons ATGGATCTAGCTGAAACGATGAAGAATGTTTTGTCGAAGAGCGGCACAAACGTCGCGAGTTCAGCTAGTAGCAGTGGCAACGGTGCTGCATCAGGCGCCGAGGGATATGTCACCGAAAAGTTGTACATGCTCCTGCAGCTATACTTGCAAAATAAAGGATGGCACCCCAGCGTCGAGCTGCTGCAATGCTTCACCGAGTTGAAGGAATCCTCGATGCTGCCCAGCGCAGCATACCTACA ACTGATGGCGTCGCGGGTGGCTCTCGATACTCAAGGACGATTGATCCTGCGTGAGAATGGGAAGATTATTCTTCCATATGAGCATTTCGCTAATGCTGTGATGTTGAAACATATGAACGGACCTCACGGTCTGCATTTGGGAATCGAAGGAACTGTTCGAGCG GTCGTTGATTCGTATACAATAGGTCGAGATCAATTCGGAATGGAGAAAGAATTTATAATTGAGGTTGTACAAAATTGTCCCAATCCGGCATGCCGTTATTACAAAAGTCAGTTAGAGATGACTCAAAAGTCTATCCAGCAACATTTATCACAACAGCCCACGTATATTCCAG GTGGGGGATCGTTGGCCGACAGTCAAGCAGTTGAACGTTTACTTCGAGGCACTCCGCTGCCTCAAGATTTTCAATTACCTCATTTAGCGGCTTTAG CCGCGAGCGGTATAGACTTGGGATTGGACTCGTCGAAAACACAAGGAACTTCAGCGCACGCTTCGCAACACTCGGCAGTTCACGCCGCTGCAGCGCTGCTGGACCGAGAAAGAGTACGCGACAAAGGCCAACAGCAGATCCGAGAAGCCATCATTCAACAACAGAATCG TGCCATCGCTCAGCAGAATCTAGAAAAATACGGACTGGCGAATTTGGAAAAACAGCGTGCGATTCAACAGCAGATCGAAACCCTAAACCAACAGACCAAATCGAAATCTACAAGTGGAATATCAACGAATCCGTTGGCACACTATGAAGCGTCCGATCATAAATTGAACGACTTTTTAag AGCAAACCTTGAAACTTTGGAAGGTTTGTCGGCGAGTGGTTTGGCCGGATTGACTTCGGCAGTCGGAGCAAGCACCACGTCTAACAGCAGCAGCAGTGGAGGCGGCCAAGAGCGTGTGGTGCGAGCTTTCGCCGAGTTGGCTCGGAACTTGCACCGCATGCGGCCGTGTGTGCGTCCGGCGATGTGCAAACCGTACGGAAAGCAGAGCGAACAGTTGCAAAAGATCCTCATGGACACCATTCAGTTGGTTCAGTCGTTGAGAAGTTACTTGCCGCCGCCGCACATACAGGTCACGTCGTGGAAAAACGACGACAAGTTAAG ATCCGGTAGCGTCGAAGACCTGACGGCCGAAAGTAGAAAAATTGTAACGGGAAATTAA
- the LOC143914172 gene encoding uncharacterized protein LOC143914172 isoform X4: MDLAETMKNVLSKSGTNVASSASSSGNGAASGAEGYVTEKLYMLLQLYLQNKGWHPSVELLQCFTELKESSMLPSAAYLQLMASRVALDTQGRLILRENGKIILPYEHFANAVMLKHMNGPHGLHLGIEGTVRAVVDSYTIGRDQFGMEKEFIIEVVQNCPNPACRYYKSQLEMTQKSIQQHLSQQPTYIPGGGSLADSQAVERLLRGTPLPQDFQLPHLAALAASGIDLGLDSSKTQGTSAHASQHSAVHAAAALLDRERVRDKGQQQIREAIIQQQNRAIAQQNLEKYGLANLEKQRAIQQQIETLNQQTKSKSTSGISTNPLAHYEASDHKLNDFLRANLETLEGLSASGLAGLTSAVGASTTSNSSSSGGGQERVVRAFAELARNLHRMRPCVRPAMCKPYGKQSEQLQKILMDTIQLVQSLRSYLPPPHIQVTSWKNDDKLR, translated from the exons ATGGATCTAGCTGAAACGATGAAGAATGTTTTGTCGAAGAGCGGCACAAACGTCGCGAGTTCAGCTAGTAGCAGTGGCAACGGTGCTGCATCAGGCGCCGAGGGATATGTCACCGAAAAGTTGTACATGCTCCTGCAGCTATACTTGCAAAATAAAGGATGGCACCCCAGCGTCGAGCTGCTGCAATGCTTCACCGAGTTGAAGGAATCCTCGATGCTGCCCAGCGCAGCATACCTACA ACTGATGGCGTCGCGGGTGGCTCTCGATACTCAAGGACGATTGATCCTGCGTGAGAATGGGAAGATTATTCTTCCATATGAGCATTTCGCTAATGCTGTGATGTTGAAACATATGAACGGACCTCACGGTCTGCATTTGGGAATCGAAGGAACTGTTCGAGCG GTCGTTGATTCGTATACAATAGGTCGAGATCAATTCGGAATGGAGAAAGAATTTATAATTGAGGTTGTACAAAATTGTCCCAATCCGGCATGCCGTTATTACAAAAGTCAGTTAGAGATGACTCAAAAGTCTATCCAGCAACATTTATCACAACAGCCCACGTATATTCCAG GTGGGGGATCGTTGGCCGACAGTCAAGCAGTTGAACGTTTACTTCGAGGCACTCCGCTGCCTCAAGATTTTCAATTACCTCATTTAGCGGCTTTAG CCGCGAGCGGTATAGACTTGGGATTGGACTCGTCGAAAACACAAGGAACTTCAGCGCACGCTTCGCAACACTCGGCAGTTCACGCCGCTGCAGCGCTGCTGGACCGAGAAAGAGTACGCGACAAAGGCCAACAGCAGATCCGAGAAGCCATCATTCAACAACAGAATCG TGCCATCGCTCAGCAGAATCTAGAAAAATACGGACTGGCGAATTTGGAAAAACAGCGTGCGATTCAACAGCAGATCGAAACCCTAAACCAACAGACCAAATCGAAATCTACAAGTGGAATATCAACGAATCCGTTGGCACACTATGAAGCGTCCGATCATAAATTGAACGACTTTTTAag AGCAAACCTTGAAACTTTGGAAGGTTTGTCGGCGAGTGGTTTGGCCGGATTGACTTCGGCAGTCGGAGCAAGCACCACGTCTAACAGCAGCAGCAGTGGAGGCGGCCAAGAGCGTGTGGTGCGAGCTTTCGCCGAGTTGGCTCGGAACTTGCACCGCATGCGGCCGTGTGTGCGTCCGGCGATGTGCAAACCGTACGGAAAGCAGAGCGAACAGTTGCAAAAGATCCTCATGGACACCATTCAGTTGGTTCAGTCGTTGAGAAGTTACTTGCCGCCGCCGCACATACAGGTCACGTCGTGGAAAAACGACGACAAGTTAAGGTAA
- the LOC143914172 gene encoding uncharacterized protein LOC143914172 isoform X1, with protein MDLAETMKNVLSKSGTNVASSASSSGNGAASGAEGYVTEKLYMLLQLYLQNKGWHPSVELLQCFTELKESSMLPSAAYLQLMASRVALDTQGRLILRENGKIILPYEHFANAVMLKHMNGPHGLHLGIEGTVRAVVDSYTIGRDQFGMEKEFIIEVVQNCPNPACRYYKSQLEMTQKSIQQHLSQQPTYIPEAGGGSLADSQAVERLLRGTPLPQDFQLPHLAALAASGIDLGLDSSKTQGTSAHASQHSAVHAAAALLDRERVRDKGQQQIREAIIQQQNRAIAQQNLEKYGLANLEKQRAIQQQIETLNQQTKSKSTSGISTNPLAHYEASDHKLNDFLRANLETLEGLSASGLAGLTSAVGASTTSNSSSSGGGQERVVRAFAELARNLHRMRPCVRPAMCKPYGKQSEQLQKILMDTIQLVQSLRSYLPPPHIQVTSWKNDDKLRSGSVEDLTAESRKIVTGN; from the exons ATGGATCTAGCTGAAACGATGAAGAATGTTTTGTCGAAGAGCGGCACAAACGTCGCGAGTTCAGCTAGTAGCAGTGGCAACGGTGCTGCATCAGGCGCCGAGGGATATGTCACCGAAAAGTTGTACATGCTCCTGCAGCTATACTTGCAAAATAAAGGATGGCACCCCAGCGTCGAGCTGCTGCAATGCTTCACCGAGTTGAAGGAATCCTCGATGCTGCCCAGCGCAGCATACCTACA ACTGATGGCGTCGCGGGTGGCTCTCGATACTCAAGGACGATTGATCCTGCGTGAGAATGGGAAGATTATTCTTCCATATGAGCATTTCGCTAATGCTGTGATGTTGAAACATATGAACGGACCTCACGGTCTGCATTTGGGAATCGAAGGAACTGTTCGAGCG GTCGTTGATTCGTATACAATAGGTCGAGATCAATTCGGAATGGAGAAAGAATTTATAATTGAGGTTGTACAAAATTGTCCCAATCCGGCATGCCGTTATTACAAAAGTCAGTTAGAGATGACTCAAAAGTCTATCCAGCAACATTTATCACAACAGCCCACGTATATTCCAG AAGCAGGTGGGGGATCGTTGGCCGACAGTCAAGCAGTTGAACGTTTACTTCGAGGCACTCCGCTGCCTCAAGATTTTCAATTACCTCATTTAGCGGCTTTAG CCGCGAGCGGTATAGACTTGGGATTGGACTCGTCGAAAACACAAGGAACTTCAGCGCACGCTTCGCAACACTCGGCAGTTCACGCCGCTGCAGCGCTGCTGGACCGAGAAAGAGTACGCGACAAAGGCCAACAGCAGATCCGAGAAGCCATCATTCAACAACAGAATCG TGCCATCGCTCAGCAGAATCTAGAAAAATACGGACTGGCGAATTTGGAAAAACAGCGTGCGATTCAACAGCAGATCGAAACCCTAAACCAACAGACCAAATCGAAATCTACAAGTGGAATATCAACGAATCCGTTGGCACACTATGAAGCGTCCGATCATAAATTGAACGACTTTTTAag AGCAAACCTTGAAACTTTGGAAGGTTTGTCGGCGAGTGGTTTGGCCGGATTGACTTCGGCAGTCGGAGCAAGCACCACGTCTAACAGCAGCAGCAGTGGAGGCGGCCAAGAGCGTGTGGTGCGAGCTTTCGCCGAGTTGGCTCGGAACTTGCACCGCATGCGGCCGTGTGTGCGTCCGGCGATGTGCAAACCGTACGGAAAGCAGAGCGAACAGTTGCAAAAGATCCTCATGGACACCATTCAGTTGGTTCAGTCGTTGAGAAGTTACTTGCCGCCGCCGCACATACAGGTCACGTCGTGGAAAAACGACGACAAGTTAAG ATCCGGTAGCGTCGAAGACCTGACGGCCGAAAGTAGAAAAATTGTAACGGGAAATTAA